One region of Eupeodes corollae chromosome 1, idEupCoro1.1, whole genome shotgun sequence genomic DNA includes:
- the LOC129938445 gene encoding uncharacterized protein LOC129938445, whose amino-acid sequence MSCGLQAMCNNNNNSLHLAMMDQDPKDLQTAQLVIEELRAKCRFQAEHIMKWKKAYAIQIQQHYRYQKEKTEQMNGLTSQLLLLESRLKRKQKQIAGIICHRELTILRQQKIIDTLSSRLVDHGLDTLDPSYTDFDSLNDSDSAVVLEDIDSDCNSSFSMRRKGSCGDVTVVRSISDAIETNMNKYGGARRSNCFLRRPDILETVYSVEEDPEPQQTDVAEKRDKFKNRSEKAVLVSSLEGQLDEAKGHNTKDTSSSGISPTTATTASKISRSDSSDNSINTTAGGAGAGGASSSSSQAGYNVNGVKQSQVTNFNRVMSNHRSVTKPKDVKYKRINKAKSKSLEELRGRLKHWVERGSVMDPTGIGGLTDNMPQTAQSYA is encoded by the exons ATGTCCTGTGGTCTGCAGGCAATGtgcaacaataacaacaatagtTTACACCTCGCCATGATGGATCAAGATCCAAAAGATCTTCAAACAGCTCAGCTTGTAATAGAAGAGCTGAGAGCAAAATGTCGTTTTCAAGCCGAGCACATTATGAAATGGAAGAAAGCTTATGCTATTCAg ATCCAACAACACTATCGGTATCAGAAAGAGAAAACCGAACAAATGAATGGACTGACAAGTCAGTTGCTTCTTCTCGAATCTCGActgaaacgaaaacaaaaacaaatcgcTGGCATCATCTGTCATCGTGAATTGACAATTCTacgtcaacaaaaaataattgacacTTTGTCAAGTCGTTTGGTCGATCATGGACTTGACACCTTAGATCCTAGTTACACCGATTTTGATTCTTTGAATGATTCCGATTCGGCTGTCGTACTCGAAGATATCGATTCCGATTGTAATTCATCGTTTTCGATGCGAAGAAAAGGAAGTTGTGGTGATGTGACGGTAGTTCGTTCCATATCGGATGCAATCGAAACGAATATGAATAAATACGGAGGGGCTAGACGAAGCAATTGTTTCCTACGACGTCCTGACATTCTCGAGACTGTGTACAGTGTCGAAGAGGATCCAGAACCCCAGCAGACGGATGTGGCCGAAAAGCGTGATAAGTTCAAAAATCGATCTGAAAAGGCAGTTTTAGTAAGTTCGCTCGAAGGCCAGCTGGATGAGGCTAAAGGCCATAACACCAAAGATACGTCGTCATCTGGCATTTCGCCAACGACAGCGACTACTGCTTCAAAAATAAGTCGCAGTGATTCAAGTGATAATTCAATAAATACAACAGCAGGTGGAGCTGGAGCTGGAGGAGCTTCGTCGTCCTCGTCTCAAGCTGGATATAATGTAAATGGCGTCAAACAGTCCCAAGTGACGAATTTCAATCGAGTTATGTCAAATCATCGTTCTGTCACAAAACCCAAAGATGTCAAATACAAACGAATTAACAAGGCGAAATCGAAGAGTCTCGAGGAACTTCGCGGCCGTCTCAAACACTGGGTAGAACGGGGCAGTGTTATGGATCCTACTGGTATTGGCGGTTTGACAGATAATATGCCGCAAACAGCACAGAGCTATGCGTGA